Proteins found in one Poecilia reticulata strain Guanapo linkage group LG6, Guppy_female_1.0+MT, whole genome shotgun sequence genomic segment:
- the lrrc56 gene encoding leucine-rich repeat-containing protein 56 isoform X1 produces MSVCHDSMVQEVRPGTARVQVTELSGSGSINPTPARKANQDPDKAVEPYLSPKRLELLCGTHDLSLVNHLEICVDTQENTLGDFVFLAGAYLPRLEQLKMNNSFVMSLRDLGTTLSHLQVLWMSHCCLHDLSGISTFDSLKELYLPYNNVSDLSQVAMLENLQLLDLEGNCVDDLIQIQYLGVCPNLQTLTLEGNPVSKRPNPASPQAEEYNYRAAVRELVPQLRYLDDVKVEEDKLSCCSTTQEDWDILRMSFQESNSFETAEKIASHFRHGAHITGPSGARPVSSASMRPMLATGRKLLSPLGSRPATSDSDVASVDAESSTLTHGAGKILFCGNPVQAVRARREKLNTAPTRSSSVLCDLPIHVPEHTYDPNEADPEERVNVFAELRAWREQHSKQLAIIEKQRLPQVLVIHHPDEEEAESEEEEEGFGGMKSDSSDEDQEEDELCDGLATGSPDSSFQSLSPDLNQQETSFPNMVPLSLSTDTTPCPSPPVHVTAAPMNTKLPGIRARKLRLSLSHPEQLSRNDLAPQTLSAAAETELMSKRHLARATYSPHPPPKRYPCEGPVISSAGGERSSLPLTSKQKMSKVLQRPVISRPHTARAVLQKHPQQHLLQPSRGSSDLD; encoded by the exons ATGAGTGTGTGTCATGACTCTATGGTCCAAGAGGTCCGGCCTGGTACAGCACGGGTTCAAGTGACTGAGCTGAGCGGTTCAGGGAGCATCAACCCAACTCCTGCCCGTAAAGCAAACCAAGACCCAGACAAAGCAGTGGAACCATACCTTTCTCCAAAAAGATTG GAACTGTTGTGCGGTACTCATGACCTCTCTCTTGTGAACCATCTGGAGATCTGCGTAGACACCCAAGAAAATACACTGGGTGACTTTG TTTTTCTTGCAGGTGCTTACTTGCCCAGATTagagcagctgaaaatgaacAACAGCTTCGTCATGTCATTGAG AGACCTGGGAACCACCCTGTCCCACCTGCAGGTGCTGTGGATGTCTCACTGCTGCCTTCATGACTTAAGTGGCATTTCTACTTTTGATTCTCTTAAG GAGCTCTACCTGCCCTATAACAATGTGTCCGACCTAAGTCAGGTTGCCATGCTGGAgaacctgcagcttttagatttGGAAGGGAACTGTGTGGACGACCTTATCCAAATTCAGTATCTGGGTGTGTGTCCCAATCTCCAAACTCTAACCCTGGAGGGGAACCCTGTGAGCAAACGCCCTAACCCTGCTTCCCCTCAG GCTGAAGAGTATAATTACAGAGCAGCAGTGAGGGAGTTGGTCCCTCAGTTGCGTTACCTAGATGATGTGAAGGTGGAGGAGGACAAGTTGAGCTGCTGTAGCACCACGCAGGAAGACTGGGACATTCTCAGAATGTCTTTTCAAGAGTCCAACTCCTTCGAGACTGctg AAAAGATAGCAAGCCATTTTCGTCATGGTGCACACATTACCGGTCCTTCGGGTGCCAGACCTGTGTCGTCTGCAAGCATGAGGCCCATGTTGGCAACTGGGCGCAAACTTCTTTCCCCTCTTGGATCAAGGCCAGCGACTTCAGACTCTGATGTAGCATCAGTGGACGCAGAAAGCAGCACCCTTACGCACG GAGCTGGCAAGATCCTGTTCTGTGGGAATCCTGTGCAGGCCGTTCGGGCAAGGAGAGAAAAGTTGAAC ACGGCACCAACCAGATCCTCTTCGGTCCTTTGCGACCTTCCCATCCACGTGCCGGAACACACGTATGACCCAAACGAGGCTGATCCTGAAGAGCGTGTCAATGTGTTTGCAGAGCTGCGGGCCTGGAGGGAACAACACAGCAA GCAGCTAGCAATTATAGAGAAACAGCGATTGCCACAGGTCCTGGTTATTCACCATCCTGATGAAGAAGAAGCCGaaagtgaggaagaggaagaaggctTTGGTGGTATGAAGAGCGACAGTAGTGACGAAGATCAAGAAGAAGACGAACTCTGTGACGGCTTAGCTACTGGCTCACCAGACTCATCATTTCAGTCTCTTTCCCCAG ACCTGAATCAACAAGAAACATCTTTCCCCAACATGGTCCCACTCTCCCTGTCTACAGACACCACACCTTGTCCTTCTCCTCCTGTTCATGTCACTGCAGCTCCTATGAACACGAAGCTGCCGGGCATCCGTGCTCGAAAGCTTCGTCTCTCTCTGTCCCATCCAGAGCAGCTCAGCAGAAACGACTTGGCCCCTCAAACtctgtcagctgcagcagaaacagaactgATGTCCAAGAGACATTTGGCCAGGGCCACTTACTCACCCCACCCACCTCCGAAACGTTATCCATGTGAAGGACCAGTGATTTCAAG TGCGGGTGGGGAGAGGTCCAGTCTACCTTTGACCTCCAAGCAAAAGATGTCAAAAGTCCTCCAGAGACCAGTGATATCCCGCCCTCACACTGCTAGAGCAGTTCTGCAGAAACATCCCCAGCAGCATCTACTCCAGCCGTCCAGAGGGAGCTCAGACCTGGACTGA
- the lrrc56 gene encoding leucine-rich repeat-containing protein 56 isoform X2, with protein sequence MSVCHDSMVQEVRPGTARVQVTELSGSGSINPTPARKANQDPDKAVEPYLSPKRLELLCGTHDLSLVNHLEICVDTQENTLGDFGAYLPRLEQLKMNNSFVMSLRDLGTTLSHLQVLWMSHCCLHDLSGISTFDSLKELYLPYNNVSDLSQVAMLENLQLLDLEGNCVDDLIQIQYLGVCPNLQTLTLEGNPVSKRPNPASPQAEEYNYRAAVRELVPQLRYLDDVKVEEDKLSCCSTTQEDWDILRMSFQESNSFETAEKIASHFRHGAHITGPSGARPVSSASMRPMLATGRKLLSPLGSRPATSDSDVASVDAESSTLTHGAGKILFCGNPVQAVRARREKLNTAPTRSSSVLCDLPIHVPEHTYDPNEADPEERVNVFAELRAWREQHSKQLAIIEKQRLPQVLVIHHPDEEEAESEEEEEGFGGMKSDSSDEDQEEDELCDGLATGSPDSSFQSLSPDLNQQETSFPNMVPLSLSTDTTPCPSPPVHVTAAPMNTKLPGIRARKLRLSLSHPEQLSRNDLAPQTLSAAAETELMSKRHLARATYSPHPPPKRYPCEGPVISSAGGERSSLPLTSKQKMSKVLQRPVISRPHTARAVLQKHPQQHLLQPSRGSSDLD encoded by the exons ATGAGTGTGTGTCATGACTCTATGGTCCAAGAGGTCCGGCCTGGTACAGCACGGGTTCAAGTGACTGAGCTGAGCGGTTCAGGGAGCATCAACCCAACTCCTGCCCGTAAAGCAAACCAAGACCCAGACAAAGCAGTGGAACCATACCTTTCTCCAAAAAGATTG GAACTGTTGTGCGGTACTCATGACCTCTCTCTTGTGAACCATCTGGAGATCTGCGTAGACACCCAAGAAAATACACTGGGTGACTTTG GTGCTTACTTGCCCAGATTagagcagctgaaaatgaacAACAGCTTCGTCATGTCATTGAG AGACCTGGGAACCACCCTGTCCCACCTGCAGGTGCTGTGGATGTCTCACTGCTGCCTTCATGACTTAAGTGGCATTTCTACTTTTGATTCTCTTAAG GAGCTCTACCTGCCCTATAACAATGTGTCCGACCTAAGTCAGGTTGCCATGCTGGAgaacctgcagcttttagatttGGAAGGGAACTGTGTGGACGACCTTATCCAAATTCAGTATCTGGGTGTGTGTCCCAATCTCCAAACTCTAACCCTGGAGGGGAACCCTGTGAGCAAACGCCCTAACCCTGCTTCCCCTCAG GCTGAAGAGTATAATTACAGAGCAGCAGTGAGGGAGTTGGTCCCTCAGTTGCGTTACCTAGATGATGTGAAGGTGGAGGAGGACAAGTTGAGCTGCTGTAGCACCACGCAGGAAGACTGGGACATTCTCAGAATGTCTTTTCAAGAGTCCAACTCCTTCGAGACTGctg AAAAGATAGCAAGCCATTTTCGTCATGGTGCACACATTACCGGTCCTTCGGGTGCCAGACCTGTGTCGTCTGCAAGCATGAGGCCCATGTTGGCAACTGGGCGCAAACTTCTTTCCCCTCTTGGATCAAGGCCAGCGACTTCAGACTCTGATGTAGCATCAGTGGACGCAGAAAGCAGCACCCTTACGCACG GAGCTGGCAAGATCCTGTTCTGTGGGAATCCTGTGCAGGCCGTTCGGGCAAGGAGAGAAAAGTTGAAC ACGGCACCAACCAGATCCTCTTCGGTCCTTTGCGACCTTCCCATCCACGTGCCGGAACACACGTATGACCCAAACGAGGCTGATCCTGAAGAGCGTGTCAATGTGTTTGCAGAGCTGCGGGCCTGGAGGGAACAACACAGCAA GCAGCTAGCAATTATAGAGAAACAGCGATTGCCACAGGTCCTGGTTATTCACCATCCTGATGAAGAAGAAGCCGaaagtgaggaagaggaagaaggctTTGGTGGTATGAAGAGCGACAGTAGTGACGAAGATCAAGAAGAAGACGAACTCTGTGACGGCTTAGCTACTGGCTCACCAGACTCATCATTTCAGTCTCTTTCCCCAG ACCTGAATCAACAAGAAACATCTTTCCCCAACATGGTCCCACTCTCCCTGTCTACAGACACCACACCTTGTCCTTCTCCTCCTGTTCATGTCACTGCAGCTCCTATGAACACGAAGCTGCCGGGCATCCGTGCTCGAAAGCTTCGTCTCTCTCTGTCCCATCCAGAGCAGCTCAGCAGAAACGACTTGGCCCCTCAAACtctgtcagctgcagcagaaacagaactgATGTCCAAGAGACATTTGGCCAGGGCCACTTACTCACCCCACCCACCTCCGAAACGTTATCCATGTGAAGGACCAGTGATTTCAAG TGCGGGTGGGGAGAGGTCCAGTCTACCTTTGACCTCCAAGCAAAAGATGTCAAAAGTCCTCCAGAGACCAGTGATATCCCGCCCTCACACTGCTAGAGCAGTTCTGCAGAAACATCCCCAGCAGCATCTACTCCAGCCGTCCAGAGGGAGCTCAGACCTGGACTGA